ACAGTAGGTAATTGAGTGTGTAAAAAGGAAGATGTATTGCCTAAAGTCTCTTACCTAAGATTGCTCTATCATGTCACAGGTTCATGTTCGTGACTGGTGTACAATTCTCGATGGAAGGTGCCAGGACAGGTATGTCCACTTTCTCCCATTACCGGAGTGACCAAAGGCAGGAAAGAACGAGGGAGCATGGGATGCTCGGTGGACGGTGGTACCTCCCCCAAAAGAATTGAAGCTGGCAGAGCGGAGCTCCTCATGGACGGAGTCAGGTACCTCAGAACCACCAGGTATACGCAGTAGTACTCCCGCTCGGAGCAGTTGAAGGGGAAACCACGGCCAAATCGGCGTCACCCATGTACCTTACCTCGCACCTCACGCAACACGCCCAGCCAACCAGCCAACGCTTGGTCAAATTGGAAGAGGTGGGAGAGCACCCGCCGGTAACTGGACCGATGCTTGGCCGTAGGCGTGGCCCATCGACGGACGGTCAAGGTGGACCGGGTCTGGCTGGCTTGGTACGGTCAGTAGCTGCAGTACACTGGACCAGTCCTGCTCAGCCCGAGTAAAATCCCGCTCGTGGGAATCAAACATAACTCGCCCGCGTCCACCTCAACCCCGATCCAAACTCTCCTGTTGATTCTTCTCCCTCTTCTCCAATACCTGTCCCTGCATATTCTcttacctttttatccttCTGCCTCTGAGCATCAATCTAGAAACAGTCCGACATTACTCTGGACAAGTTACTATACGCAATCAACCTGAACATCTTTTCTACCCCACGTCAGATACCCCGCCATTCACCATGGGTCTCCTGTCAGAGCTCAACATCAAGCCTGGTGTCGTCTACGGCGATGACCTCCTGAAGCTCTTCAACTACGCCAAGGCCAAGCAGTTTGCCATTCCTGCTGCCAACGTCGTAAGTAGCTTGCTTCCCTTTGGCTCCTTGGACCATCTCAATCCCAATCTTGTCGATCCTGTGACGCGTGCCGAGTTGGCGCCGTGCGGTCCAAGAATGGAGGGGAAATAATATTTGGTGACAATCGGCTAACAACGACCCCGCCTCCCAGACCTCCTCTTCCACCGCCGTTGCCGCTCTCGAGGCTGCCCGCGAGGCCAAGTCTCCCATCATCCTCCAGACGTGCGTAGAAATCCTATACCGATCCCGTGGATCCAAGATCAGCCACACCATAAACTTCAGCAACATGTCTGACAGCTTTACAGTTCCCAGGGTGGTGCCGCCTACTTCGCCGGCAAGGGCATTCCCAACAGCGCCGACAAGCAGGAGGCTTCCGTCGCCGGTGCCATTGCTGCCGCTCACTACATCACCTCTATCGCCCCCATCTACGGCGTTCCCGTCGTCCTTCACTCTGACCATTGCGCGTAAGCACTCAGCACAACTGCCTAATCTCAAGACCCAGCAAGCTGACCTTCTACCACAGCAAGAAGCTTCTGCCCTGGCTCGATGGCATGATCTCCGCCGATGAGGAGGAGTTCAAGCGCTCCGGCCACCCCCTCTTCTCTTCCCACATGATCGATCTCTCCGAGGGTATGTAGTTGGGTTCCAATCTCGCCGCGCCCTCCCCATGACCATCACTAACAAACACATAGAGGATGTCGCCTACAACATCGAGACCACCGCCAAGTACCTCAAGCGCTCTGCTCCCGTAAGTCACAAACAGAACCTTTTTCTTGCGCCTATCACTAACGCATTACGCACAGATGAAGCTGTGGCTCGAGATGGAGATCGGTATCACCGGTGGTGAGGAGGACGGTGTCAACAACGAAGACGTCGACAACAACTCCCTCTACACCCAGCCCGAGGACATCTACGCCATCTACCAGGCCCTGAGCCCCATCAGCCCCTTCTTCTCCATCGCTGCCGGTTTCGGTAACGTCCACGGTGTCTACAAGCCTGGGTAAGTCGCGTGTGTCTCAAAAACCTGCAAACCACAGCTCTAACCCATTGCAGCAACGTCAAGCTTCACCCCGAGCTCCTCGGCAAGCACCAGGAGTTTGTCCAGCAGAAGCTGGGCACCGACGACAAGAAGCCCGTTTTCTTTGTCTTCCACGGTGGTTCCGGCTCCGCCGTCGAGGAGTTCCAGAAGGCCATCTCCTTCGGTGTGGTCAAGGTCAACGTTGACACTGACCTGCAGTGGGCCTACCTCACCGGTATCCGCGACTACGTCACCAAGAACATCGACTACCTGAAGACCCAGGTCGGCAACCCCGAGGGTGACGACAAGCCCAACAAGAAGAAGTACGACCCCAGAGTCTGGGTCCGTGAGGGCGAGAAGACCATGAAGGAGCGCGTCAAGCAGGCTCTGTTCGACTTCAACGCCAACGATGTTTTGTAAAGGAAAAGTTCATGGGTGATACCTCCACAGAGATGAGACCAAAAACGGGATGTGGTCTGCTCTGTTCCGTAGGATGATGATGGCGAAAAGCCCACCTACGTAGTTCTCAAAATGAAGTAAAAGAGACAACCAACCGACCTATGCAGATGGTGACTGTGACAACATGCATCGTTCCCACAACGTGAAATGCCCAGCAGTAACGGCGGGGTTTTGTATGAGGATACCTGCAGGGGTTTTAACGGTCGGTCCAACGGTGCACACGGAAAACACCTGCCAGAAGCGGTACGATGGATGCAAGGCCCATATTTGACAACTTGAACCAACAACTTCAAGCTCGGCGACACCTCATTATTATGTGACCAAAGTCTGCAATCGAATATGAGCTGCCCGCACTAAGCTTTGATGTTGTCGGCCCAATTGCCCGTTGAACCCCGCCGGGATTGAGCTAACCCTTCCGTTCCCTTGTGCTGCTACGTCGTCTCATATCCGTCGGCGGACCAAAGCCGGTGAGGAGAAACATCCCATGCCTTGCAACACCAGCCCCCAGATTGTTAATCAACTTTCCCCTGCAAATGTTTGTTGGTTCACTCATCACTCaattaatcttattaaaactctCATAAATACCCACTAGTAGCTGGAGTTGTGAACTGGCTTCAGTTGACTGAGCTGTAATCTGTAATCACACATAAAACGCTTCTTGCATATCTCACCTCCATCACAATGGCCTCCGTCTTCGGCTTCCTACGACGAAACTATCTCATCTTCAACCCGCCCGTCGCACCAAAGCAAGATGGCGCCATCCGCTTCGGCGTCCTGGGTGCAGCCAATATTGCGTAAGTACCATTTCGGACTTTGTCTTTTCATGCAAAGAGAACTCCTACAAATTTACCTTATCATCAATACTTGGAAGCTAACCCGAGACGTAGCCCAATGGCCCTCATCATCCCGGCCAAAACTCACCCAGAGGTCATAGTCCAGTCCATCGCCGCCCGCGACCGTAAAAAGGCCGAGGCTTTTGCCGCGAAGCACGGTATCCCGGACGTCAAGGACTCGTACCAGGCCGTCATTGACGACCCGGAGCTCGACGCAATCTACGTCCCGCTGCCCAACGGCCTGCACTACGAGTGGGCCATCAAGGCGCTGCAGGCGGGCAAGCACGTTTTGCTGGAGAAGCCGTCCGTCTCCAACGCCGAGGAGGCCGAGGCCCTGTTCCGGCTGCCGCTGCTCAAGGAGAAGGGAGCGCCCGTCCTGCTGGAGGCGTTCCATTACCGCTTCCAGCCGAGCTGGCAGTACTTCATGGGGCTTGTTGACAAGGAGAACGTCGAGCACGTGCACGCGCGGGCGTACATCCCCTGGTTCGCGCTCGGGGACGACGATATCCGGTTCCAGTACGGTCTTGCCGGTGGCGGGCTGATGGATTTGGGCACGTATACCGCCTCGAGCATCCGGCAGACGTTTGGCGTCGAGCCGGAAGAGTGCCTGACGGCCAAGTTCAAGACGATGCCGCCGCCGGAGGAGAGGGCGGATTACGCGTGGGACATCACGTGGCGGATGGCCAACGGCGGGACGGCGCACGCCGAGGGTGCGTTCCGGACGGGGACGTTGGGGATGGGACTGCCGCGGCTGAGCGTCGTTCACAAAGAGGTCGAGGTTGCGGACGACGACAAGTTGCCCGCGGGCCAGGAGAAGACGCGGAAGCGGACGATTGAGTTTGCGAATTTCATGCTGGGCGGGATCTGGCACCGCATCGACGTCGTGGACGAGTTTGTGGTGAGGCGGACGGGCTCGGGCGAGGTGGTCAAGAGGTGGACGGAGAAGACGTCCAAGAAGGCGTATACCTTTGATGAGGCCGGGTTGGCTGGCAAGGGCGAGGAGTATTGGTTCACGTACCGGCATCAGCTGGAGCAGTTTGTCAACCGCGTCAGGGGCAGGGAGACGAGCGTGTGGGTTGATGGGGAGGATAGTATTAGTCAGATGAGGATGATTGACATGGCGTATGAGAAGGCTGGGCTGCCGCTCAGAAAGTCAACCAGTGTTACGATTTAGGGGGAACGGTTGAACAATGGTCTTTCGAGATCATTGATGCGAATTCTCGCCCCGGTTTATATCATGGGGATATCTTTATGAATGTACAAACTTTTGTGTGTCCAGTTTCCCATCTTCTTTTTGGCCATTCGCATTCCTACACAGCCCTAGTTGCGGAACAACCGTAGACCGGCCTCTTCAGCATCAACCTCCTCATCGTCCTCCATCTCCGCATCAGAAGCCTGCTCGCCGAGCTCCATCTTCTGGCCAAACAGCGTGCCGAACAATCTGTCGACGGCATCCTGCTCCCACGCCCTGCGGTCCTCGGGCGCCATGAAGTTCTGCAGCTTCTCGTGGACGTTGAAGCGCATCTTGCGGCCCTTGCTCGCGCGCCTGTCGACGTGCTTCTTGGTCTTTGCCTCCTTCATCGCCGCCCACCGCACTGTGGGCTGCGCGCCCGAggcgccggcgccgccgTAGTCGGCGGTGCGCTGCTCGACGAGCTCCTTGAGGAGGAGCTGGTAAAAGTCGGCGTCGTCGTAAATGTCCGGGTCCTCGTTGACCTTGGCCGCGACCTGCGCCGGCGCGCACGAGCGCGGGGTACGGGTGCGCTTGATGAGGCGGTCGGCGGAGAGGAGCTGCTCCTCGAGGGAGGCGACGATGGACGTCTGCGAGGAGATGAGGTTGCGCGACTTGACCTCCACCGTGGCGCTGCGCGTCTTGCTGGACCACGTCTCGAGCACCTTTTTGCGGTATTTGGCCGCGCGTTCCTCGGCCTGCTGGATGCCCTCCCAGATCTCCTGGCTCGAGGTCGCGGCGTCGAACGCTTCGCCCCTCTTGCGCTTGCCGCcggcctgctgctgctgtagCTCTGCGGGGAGCAGGCTGGCGCGGAAGCTGTCGAGGGTGTTGAGCAGCTTGAGCGCCGCCTCCTCGGCCGCCTCATACGGTTCAGAGTTTTgctcttcttcgtcgtccTCGACGGTGGAGTACGAGTTTGTGGCAACGAGGGCCTTTTGCAGCCTGATGCGGATGTTGAGGAGGCCGTCAAAGGCTTTGCGCTGCTCGCGGACGGCGAGGCCCTTTTGGGCGTCTTGCTGCGCGGCGGCGGAGATGGAGGCGGCGAGGACCTTGGAGCCTTCATTCATGAGCCTGCGCTGCTCGGCTCTGGCGTCGGCTTGGGAGGACTTGCCGCGAGGCTTgtcgtcttcgtcgtcgtcgtcctcaGAATCTTCCTCCGATTCTTCATCTGAGCCCAACTCGTCtacctcgtcctcgtctgACCCTTCCAATCCGTCCGTCAGACCTTCGTTGTCATCTGAGTCGTCCATCTCGTCGTCCTCATCATCCAATGCAGCACCCTCGCcgtcctcgtcgtcatcatcttcctcctcctcttcctcgtcggagATGAAGTCAGCAGCGGTAGGTCTCTTGCTTCGGCTTCCCTTCTTATCCTTGGGCTGCGAGCTGCCGCGGAAAGCAAAGGCCTCGAGCTTCTCATCGTCGCTCTCGCCGAGTGCGTCATCGCTCGAGATCTCGACGTCTTCGTCTCCGGTGGCTGCAGTGTCGGCAGCCAAGTCGGCGGCGTCCGGGTCGTCGTACTCCTCGCCATTAGAGTCTAGGTCCTCCTGCGCGTCCTCGAATATCTCGCTatcatcgtcgtcgctcGACTCGTTCAGTGCGTCGCGGCTGACGCGAGCGCCGCGGTATTTCGGGCCTAGCGAGACACCCTCCTTTCCCCGGAGTTTGCTCTTGCTGTGACGGAAGGTTAGTTCTCCCCCAGGCTAGATATGCATGCTTTCTGTTGAGCGTGTATCGTACCCGACTGCGACATAGTGCTCGGTGCCCGCATTCTCATCTGCGCTTTCTTCACTGCCGCTGTCGTTTTCGCTTTGCTCGACAGGCTCAGCCTCAGGATCGAGATCTAGAAAATGTCAGAGTCAGTACTGTAATGATGTGCTTAGCAGATTTTTGCATACCCTTTGCTGGCTTGTCTTCCCAATCGGATGTTCTTCTACGGGCCGACATCGTGCATGTGATTTACGGCTTGTATGGCAATTCGCAGAGGGGCCTGCTGCGCAATGCTAGGTGAATTTTCTGGGCTTCAAGAAACTTTTTGGTGGTGAGGAGCGGCAGAACCAAGAACCCCACCAAGGAAGTTTGACGCATTATGTAAGCTCAGCTCGTGGACCCCTGTACAGCTGGCTGCCAAAGGTGGTGTCGGCATGTTCAGTAATACTCTGGGACATGCTTGATGATGAGGAACACTCAATCTTTGAGAAAGAAAGTGATTCAAGCCAACGGGGATTAATTTTGGGACTTGAGGAACACCTCGTAGACTCCAATCTTCAAACTTCCGACCTTTTGGACTTGGACTCTCAAGGCCCACAACCTGTAAGATGAATGATGTATCGGTGTTGGAAGCCGATTCCGTGTCTACCTATTACCTAGCTGAACGGAAGGCAACCCTCCATTTCCGGTACTCGGACAAGCACAAGGCAGACTCCTCTTCTGGCTAAGGATCTGAGAGTCGATACCACGCCCTTTAGCGGTTCAGCCTCGGTTGACGACCTGGGCAATGCGTAGAATGCCGTCATTCGAAATGAAAGCCTCGATAGGGCGACCAATCATTCAAGGATCGCATCACGTAAAAGTGGACTTGATGGAGATAACGCGTGACCGGACGCTCAACCGGTCACGTGAAGGTCAGCGGGATTAGCTGAGAGCAGGAAAGCCCCGATACCCGAAAAAAGAAGTGAGGCTAAGAGCCTAAGGGGGGGACAGTGAGGTACCCAGGTACCTGCCTGAGCAAACAGGGGAGAAAATCGCCATTACTCGCCTGCTCCCCATCGCTCAACAGTCGCTCACGATCGAACGCGAGAAACAAACAAAAACAGGTCCGCCGGGGGCCTCGCCATGCGCAATGGAGCAGATTGATGCGCAGGTCAGCGACTTGCGCTACTTGACCCAAGCAGCCGTTCCTTTGCCGCCTGACCGCGCTGCCAATGCCGCCGCTTATTCTCCACACAATCACTCTGTCCATTCCCCCCTTTCCGCGACCCCCGGAGGCAATTCCGCACAACAACCAGGGGCCTCCAGAGGTGCAACTCAAGTTGGAACGCCTGGCTCAAGCTCCGTTACTGGTTCCAAGAGGAAGTCAGAGGATGAGAGCAATGCTGCTAAGCAGCAGAGAAGCAAGAGGAACCGGGTGCGTAGTCTTTGCCGCTGTCTATACGTCGTTCCGTCTTTACCATTCATTACCTTAGCTACCCATCGTCTCCTTGTTCTTGTCACTCTTCCCCTGTGAACACCTTTCCCGCCGTGTGCCATGTCATTGATAAACTTTGTGGAACTCCAGAAAGCTAATTGCCGCTGTAACAGTACATATCCATTGCCTGGTAAGGATACCTCCATCCCGGCCATGTCTTTGGCATGCACCCAGCCGAATACCATTGcaacttcttcttcttgtggTCGGAGAATCTTGACCCAACCGTCTACCTACACAAATCATTGGCTGTCATAAGCTCCTCCAAGTCTCTAAACTCATCTGTACAAAAGGACGAGATCACTAATTCGGCCCACGCTCTCTCCAACAGTAACGAATGCAAAAGACGCAAAATCAAATGCAATGGCGAAACTCCCTGCCAACGATGTGGCAATCTCAACCTGCAGTGCCTCTATGCCCCGAATTGCTGCTCCAACAGCTTCAAGGACTCGGACGAGTACAAGACCATGACGGAGCAGATGGCCCGCTTGCAAGAGCAGGTCGATAACCTCTATCAGAACATGAATACCCTCCGATCTGAAACCCTGCGTCTGGCGCCCATCCAGGACAAAGTATTGCCTTTCCCCTCAAGCACAGTTCAGGCCTCCCCGGCGAGCTCGCTGTCTCCTCTCCACCGGCCTGAGTTGACCCAAACGAAGCAGGCAACTTTCCGTGGCCCAACAAGTATGGCTTACAGCCTGGACATCGCCAACACTACCATTCACAATATGGGTTACAAGGGCATTGGGGAGGATGAACAAGGCACGCCCCTGGGTGTACCCGAAGACAGTCCTTTCCGCATGCCTCCTCAAGAAAGTCAAATTGACCCCTTGTGGGACTTTGGCAAGGACGAGATGATTCGTTTGTGTCGCCTACATGACGAAGAGGTCGGCATCATGTATCCTGTCATCAAGATACCGTCAGTCATTGAGCATGTCCGTCACCTGACGGCTTACATGGAATCAGCCCGAAAGCAGGGAATCACGCCAAACCTCAATGATGACAAGACACTGCAGCTCAAGATCGTCATGAGCTGCGCTCTTGTGGTGGAAGAGCACGGGCACAGTGAAAAAGCGTGCAAGCTCATTGACAGCATGGACGCCGTTCTCAATCGGAAGCTCATGGTCGAGGCGGTCGACTTTGTGAGTCTTCCAGCCTTGTGTCTTCTCGCTGGATACAGATTCTTGGCCAACGAGGAAATCCTGGCATGGCGCGTAATGGGCCAAGTCACCAGACTGTGCTTGGAGATGGGCATCCACAGAACAACCGGCATCGCCAAAATCAAGAACGAAGAGGATAGGAAAAATGCGTTGAACAGTTTCTGGTCGGCCTACGTTCTGGATCGGCGGTGGGCTTTCAACACTGGCTTGCCGTTCGTCGTTCCGGATGAAGAAATCGATCCAGAATTACCCATGCCTGTGAGTAACCCTGTTCCAACATGAAGTATCTGGGCGTGTCTTTACTCACAGTTGCACAGGAAGAATATCCGTACTTGGTTGCTATGATCAGCTACTCGAGGTTGGGAGCCAAGGTCTGGCGTCAAGTCACAGACTTTGGCCCTGTCCTAGCCCGTGAGCTCCGCCATGAAGACATGGAGCAGTTAGACCAAGAGATCCTTCAATGGTATGAGAACGTACCAGAAGAAGTCAAACTACGCAATTGGGATAAGGAGAAGCAAATGACCTCGACCCCGTCATATAACCTTCAACGCCTGCGCATTTGGACATATCTCCGGTTTAATCAGGTTTGTGTTGCTATATAAGAGATTGCGGCCATGACCTTGATGCTGACTTGTCTGCAGATTCGCATCTGGCTGTATACACCAATCCTGCATAGCGCAACTAGCATCATGGGCCACTTTGCTCAAGCTCAGCGTGTAGTTGATCTCGCGAAAGACACGATCCGCTATCTAAGCCATCTCAACAACACCACGAATTTGTATCGTAAGATACAAGTATTCTACCACCAATTTCTGACATCGGCAATTTCTGTTCTCTTCCTGGCTTCTGTCCATGCACCAGTGAGGTTTAGCTCCACGTGCCGAGAAGAGTTCTACATGGCCCTGGAGCTTGTCAAGGACCTATCCGCCAAAAGTTGGGTCTCCCAGCGGCTATGGCGTACCATCAGTTCCCTCAAAGAAGTTGCACCAAGCATTGGTCTTCGCAACTTGCCAGATGAAGATGCGCACAGCTCCGCGGCTCTGACAATGGCTGGACTCGCGAGTGGCGGACGCATGCCAAACAGCCCGGCGGGGATTGCGCCTTTCGGACGCTCATCCACAACGCCAACGATACCCCAACAACAAACGCCAAACCTGGATACGGCCCAGTCACCAAATAACGGAGTCCGCATTCAAAACGAGATGAGTCGCATTTTTGAGGGATACTTGGGGCTCAACGGCTTCGCATCTAATGGGGACGATGGTTTCGGTGGCCAGTCTGACGCCAGCATGCCGCCGACCACTGCTGTATCGAACTCATACGTCGAGAATGTCTTCAACCACTTTAGGGAAATGTTCTAGTGTTTATCGAGCAGTTCCTTCACATCCCATATTTAGTGAATCTGTTGATTTCATGTATCTAGCGGAGACTTAGCGCCTGCTTCCATATCTACGCTGTACATGTTGCATGGCATCAATGTCAGCTCATTCTGCAACTGTTTTCTCAATCCTCTTGGCTAGCCACAGCTATCACAAGCCGAACCACTTCAAGTCCTGATCCTCCTGAACCGGAACAGTGTGTCCAACACCTTGCGCAGAGTATCCCACGAGCTTAGTGCCGTCTCCGTAAATTATTTGCGTGTATCCACTGATGGGCGTGTTGGTGTTGTTCTTCGCAAAGCTCACACCGTGGATGGTAGACCACTCCTTGAGCTGCTCAGCCAAGTTGGGATACTTGACAAGCGAGTCCGCCGTGCCGTGGAACGTCTGCACGCGCGGGTAGCTCCCGTTGTAGCCGGGATACATGGCGCGCACCTGCGCGGCCCACTGCTCCCCCGTCTTCACGACCAGCCCATTGGCGCACGTGGGATCGGCGCTGATAGGGCTCGAGCCGGGCGAGCCCGCCAGACAACCCGCCGCGACGCCCGAGTAGCACGAGGTGGCGGCGAAGAGGTCCGGGTACGTGGCCGTCAGCACGTTGGTCATCATGCAGCCCGACGAGCTGCCTGTGACGAAGACGCGCTTCGGGTCGGCGCCGTACTGGGCGATGGTGTAGCGAATCATGTTGGCTAGCCCCGTGgagtcgccgccgccgtcgcggGTTAGGCTGGCGGTTGTGGCGACGTCCCAGCAGTTGAAGTCACGGGAGGAAGACGGGTAGATCACGACAAAGGTGCCCTTCGCGTCCGACAAGGGGATGTACTCTGCCTGCCGGCTGTAGGCCGCGCCGGAGCCGCCGCAGCCGTGAAGCGCGAGGATGATGGCGGGGGAGGCGGACAGGTTTGGGGGCACGGAGATGTCCATTGTTAGACCTGTTGGGTTTGAGCCGAAGTTTGTGACGCGCTGGAGGGCTGCGTTGGCTTGGGTTGCCAGCGGGAGGGCGGCGACGAAGAGGGTGAGGGGATGCATGTTTAGAAGCGTTTTTGTGAGTAGTGATTTGCGGATCTTGATGTTGCACAAGCTTGTTCTAGATGGAGATGCAGAGATCAGATGGAAAGTCTATCGACAATGAGTTTGTTTAAATACAGGAGATTTGGAACCTTCGAGTCCGATTATCAGAAGTCAGAGACATCTCTCAACAGCCGTTGTGACTTGCCTAAAGTCCAGGGCCTCGGCTCAATGCAGAAGACCAAACCAAACGCATGGTAAGCGCCTCCCTGGTTTAGTATCGTCACATCAAAGAGACCAGCAAAGAGCTCCTACGCAACACTTGTCAAGAGGGGGAAGTAAGTCGGGCTCGGGACCGTGGATATCAAAAAGGCAAGTTCAAGGCTATAAAGGGGGAAGGTTGCGATTTGCTGGGTTGAGGTTGGTTGGCAAATTACCCCCGAGTATCCAAGAATCTGAAAAAGCGCCCATAGCTTCGGCAGCGATGGTCGGTAGTTGGGGATGTTCCATCTTGGCTCTTGTCCTATATATATTGCGGATCTGCTTGGCTTTTTGGCGGGATAATAGATGAGATTGGTGGCCAATCTAGGCGGAACCAGAAAAAGAAGGTGTTGTTTTCGTCTCGTTTTGGAGAAGGACCGTAGCCAAGTGAGGACGATCCTCGGTTCGCATAACCCCGCGCGGGCAGGGGTACCTCGGTACGCGTATTAGATTGAGGTGGTATTCCGATTTTAACTAAGTGACGGACAAGACTGCCGTGTGAGAGAGTTTAGAAAAAGCAAAGAAACGATTAAGTTACAGCATGGACATGTCGCGGGAAAGGCCCGTCGCAAGTAGTCCGATCGGCCCCGCCCCCGGGCCCGAATATCGGTGGGAAGTGGGGATGCTTTTCGGAGGACTGGCCCTACCTACTGCTTGTCACTGTCGATCCATGAGACTTCATCCTAGGGCCCTGTCATGTTCACGAGGCCTTACCTTGGGGACCGATTGACATCTTTCGACCCTCAAGGTCCTTCAATGTCTTTGGTGAACCCGACCTTTGCGGAATCCTAGATATAACCTCAtcgcaaggtaaggtacattACGGGAAGGTCGAGGTAGCCGGATGATCTGCACCATGGCTGCGCAGGGGTCCTGCGAAGGAGTGCCTGCTAGCGGAACTAAACaaggtttataagacttCGTATGACGAGCATCAAGCACTTCATGCCC
The window above is part of the Colletotrichum lupini chromosome 9, complete sequence genome. Proteins encoded here:
- a CDS encoding PHB depolymerase family esterase gives rise to the protein MHPLTLFVAALPLATQANAALQRVTNFGSNPTGLTMDISVPPNLSASPAIILALHGCGGSGAAYSRQAEYIPLSDAKGTFVVIYPSSSRDFNCWDVATTASLTRDGGGDSTGLANMIRYTIAQYGADPKRVFVTGSSSGCMMTNVLTATYPDLFAATSCYSGVAAGCLAGSPGSSPISADPTCANGLVVKTGEQWAAQVRAMYPGYNGSYPRVQTFHGTADSLVKYPNLAEQLKEWSTIHGVSFAKNNTNTPISGYTQIIYGDGTKLVGYSAQGVGHTVPVQEDQDLKWFGL
- a CDS encoding fructose-bisphosphate aldolase; translation: MGLLSELNIKPGVVYGDDLLKLFNYAKAKQFAIPAANVTSSSTAVAALEAAREAKSPIILQTSQGGAAYFAGKGIPNSADKQEASVAGAIAAAHYITSIAPIYGVPVVLHSDHCAKKLLPWLDGMISADEEEFKRSGHPLFSSHMIDLSEEDVAYNIETTAKYLKRSAPMKLWLEMEIGITGGEEDGVNNEDVDNNSLYTQPEDIYAIYQALSPISPFFSIAAGFGNVHGVYKPGNVKLHPELLGKHQEFVQQKLGTDDKKPVFFVFHGGSGSAVEEFQKAISFGVVKVNVDTDLQWAYLTGIRDYVTKNIDYLKTQVGNPEGDDKPNKKKYDPRVWVREGEKTMKERVKQALFDFNANDVL
- a CDS encoding fungal specific transcription factor domain-containing protein; translated protein: MEQIDAQVSDLRYLTQAAVPLPPDRAANAAAYSPHNHSVHSPLSATPGGNSAQQPGASRGATQVGTPGSSSVTGSKRKSEDESNAAKQQRSKRNRYISIACFKDSDEYKTMTEQMARLQEQVDNLYQNMNTLRSETLRLAPIQDKVLPFPSSTVQASPASSLSPLHRPELTQTKQATFRGPTSMAYSLDIANTTIHNMGYKGIGEDEQGTPLGVPEDSPFRMPPQESQIDPLWDFGKDEMIRLCRLHDEEVGIMYPVIKIPSVIEHVRHLTAYMESARKQGITPNLNDDKTLQLKIVMSCALVVEEHGHSEKACKLIDSMDAVLNRKLMVEAVDFVSLPALCLLAGYRFLANEEILAWRVMGQVTRLCLEMGIHRTTGIAKIKNEEDRKNALNSFWSAYVLDRRWAFNTGLPFVVPDEEIDPELPMPEEYPYLVAMISYSRLGAKVWRQVTDFGPVLARELRHEDMEQLDQEILQWYENVPEEVKLRNWDKEKQMTSTPSYNLQRLRIWTYLRFNQIRIWLYTPILHSATSIMGHFAQAQRVVDLAKDTIRYLSHLNNTTNLYRKIQVFYHQFLTSAISVLFLASVHAPVRFSSTCREEFYMALELVKDLSAKSWVSQRLWRTISSLKEVAPSIGLRNLPDEDAHSSAALTMAGLASGGRMPNSPAGIAPFGRSSTTPTIPQQQTPNLDTAQSPNNGVRIQNEMSRIFEGYLGLNGFASNGDDGFGGQSDASMPPTTAVSNSYVENVFNHFREMF